One Panicum virgatum strain AP13 chromosome 3N, P.virgatum_v5, whole genome shotgun sequence DNA segment encodes these proteins:
- the LOC120665747 gene encoding E3 ubiquitin-protein ligase EL5-like, producing MGSPRDENTKQNAASSIMMHQELTSSPLPNPKSQSYLPRFYLLIDPILCSGSRHTAFPIPLLHFFAFLSLFASYLICDSCPRRNFGPSVLLGFAVYAHHWQLLSAVPAVQNHLVGAETMSTLGFGSLSPAAAAPAPAPAAVEDTSSHWAPHGAALTAFVVGINVLVIVLIFFFFCRFFSRKGEDDSASDGADDPLPVASPWASRRRRRREAPAARALDDVASALPVYVYSSSADDAVGGGKTKAPTECAVCIVELRDGDSARRLPRCGHRFHADCVGAWLRLHATCPLCRASVVVPAAGGESARNAKDDVGVGADCPV from the coding sequence ATGGGGAGCCCCAGAGATGAAAATACTAAACAAAATGCAGCAAGCTCTATCATGATGCATCAAGAGCTAACGTCATCGCCATTGCCCAACCCCAAGAGCCAAAGCTACCTCCCCCGCTTCTACCTTCTTATAGACCCCATCCTCTGTTCCGGTTCCCGTCACACCGCCTTCCCCattcctctcttgcatttctTTGCTTTCCTCTCCCTCTTTGCTTCATATCTCATTTGCGATTCTTGTCCTCGGAGAAATTTTGGACCTTCGGTTTTATTAGGTTTTGCGGTTTATGCACACCATTGGCAGCTACTCTCTGCTGTTCCGGCTGTCCAGAACCATCTTGTCGGCGCAGAAACCATGTCCACGCTCGGGTTCGGCAGCCTTagcccggcggccgcggcgccggcgccggcgccggcggcggtggaggacacGAGCAGCCACTGGGCTCCGCACGGCGCGGCTCTGACGGCCTTCGTCGTGGGCATCAACGTGCTCGTGATCGTCctcatcttctttttcttctgccGGTTCTTCTCCAGGAAAGGCGAGGACGATTCCGCATCAGACGGCGCCGACGACCCGCTGCCCGTGGCCTCCCCGTgggcgtcccgccgccgccgccggcgcgaggCCCCCGCCGCGCGGGCCCTGGACGACGTGGCGTCGGCCCTGCCCGTGTACGTGTACTCCAGCAGCGCCGACGACGCCGTCGGAGGGGGGAAGACGAAGGCCCCCACCGAGTGCGCGGTGTGCATCGTGGAGCTCCGCGACGGCgactccgcccgccgcctcccgcggTGCGGGCACCGGTTCCACGCCGACTGCGTCGGCGCGTGGCTGCGGCTCCACGCCACGTGCCCGCTCTGCCGCGCCAGCGTCGTGgtccccgcggccggcggcgagtccGCCAGGAACGCCAAGGacgacgtcggcgtcggcgcggACTGTCCCGTgtga